CCCTCACTCTGCCGGCGGCCGGGCGCGAGGTCCGCGCCACCGACACAGCGCAGAGGGCTCTGAACGGAACGAGGTGCCATGGCCCGTCAACTGAGTTTCTTCTGCCGCGCCGGTGAGGAATCAGGGCAAGAAGCCATGAGTCAACTGCTGGACGCCGTATTGGAGACCGGTCATCAGCTTGTGGCCGAGGTGTGCAGCCCGTTGTTCCAGGACGGCACTGCTGTCTACAGACTCCGCACGACGGGCGCCGATGCGAGCACGCCCGGCGCAGACTGGCTGACACTCGCAGTGCATGTGGGAATCGCTGCTGTTGCAGACTCGGTCGTCGCAGCCTCACCGAACGGTGATCACGGAATCTGGGGCAGTGACCTCCTCGCCGTCGTCACGCTGAGTGGGGACAGTCCCGACTGGCTCCTCCTGGAGCGGATCCGGGGTGCCACAGCGAGGCTGTGGGGAGGGATCCCTTGGGACGAGACGTCCGGCTTCGAGATCGCCGATGGTGCACCACAGGCTGAGCGCGGCCAAGCCTGAGCCGGTCCGTGCCCCACGCGTGCCCCGCACGTGCCCTGACGGGCGGATCCGGGTGGTGGGCCACGGTGAAGCCGTGGCGTGTCCCACCACCGGAGCAGCCACCCGTCAGGCGTCCATCCACCGGTCGTAGCCGTTGTCGTCCTCGCAGGTGATGGCGTTGCCGTTGGCATCGGTGGTGCTGAGTCCGAGGTCGCGTTCGGGACAGAACTCGCCTGCCCGGTAGCAGTTTCCGGCGCTGGAGGTGAGGCTGCACGATCCGTCGCCGCCGGAGCCCGAGCCGGAACCGCCCCCGGACGATCCCCCGGAGGTCGACCCGCCCGATCCGCCCGCCCCGCCCGATGACGCTGAACCGGAACCCGAACCCGAACCGTCGGCCGCAGCGGCCGTCACTGTCACCGTGACCGTGGTCTTCACGGTCCGGGTGACCGTGGGGATGACCGTCGGCTTCGCGGTCACCGTGACCCGCACGGTGACCGTGGCCGTGGCCGTCGCTGTCACCGTCGGCCGTGCTGCCACCAGGGCCTCGGCCTGGGCGACTTGGCTCTGGTTCCCGATCGTCACGAGGGTCGCGCCGAGGACGAAGGCGCCGATACCGCCCAGCCATACCCGCTTGCGACGATGCAGCGGCCGGCTGTCCGGCGCCCTGGGCGGTCCCGGCACCTGGCGTTCCCAGGGCGGCCCCGGCCGGGGCGGTCCCTGCGGCGGCCAAGACGGACCTTGCGACATAGCGCCCCCAGGAGAACGAAGTTGTCCGGCGCATGGATTGTGTCAGCGGTGAAAAGATCCTGTGTGCTTGTTGCGAAGATGTGATGGGGCCCGCTCCATGAGGGCCCGGACAGCGGGAGTTGCCGCCGCTCGCGCCGACGGTAGTTGTGACTGGGCCCTCCGACCGGAGGGCCCAGTGCGTTCGTTCCGGGCACGGGCCGCCGCGGGGCCGGAACGGAATACTTGTATGCTTCAAATACTTGGGGTATGCAAGTACAGGTGCGGGTGGAGAGCGGCGACTGTGGATCGGGTGGGTGGGATGTCAGGTGCGGGGCAAGGTGGCGCGTCGCCCGGGGCCGGTGAACGCGGCCATGGGGCCGGGGTGGCCTCGGTCGCGGACTCGGTGGTCGACCTGCTGCGGACGGTCCGCCGGTCCAAGGCCCGGCTGCTGGCCGCGGCGGGCGACAACATCGACTCGGCGACCCAGATGCTGCTGCGCACCATGGCGACCGACGGACCGATGCGGGCGAGCGCGCTCGCTGCCGCCGTGCAGTCGGACCTGTCGACGGTCAGCCGCCAGGTCGCCGCGCTGGTGACCCGCGGGCTGCTGGAACGTCGGGCCGACCCCGTGGACGGCCGGGCCAGTCTGCTGGTGGTCACCGAGGCCGGCCAGTCCGTCATCGCCGAGTACGAGCACGCCCGGGAAGCCTTCTTCGAGCAGGTGCTGAGCGACTGGACGCAAGCGGAACTGCGTCAGTTCGCCCACCTGCTGGAACGGTTCACCTCGGCCTACGACACGACCCACACCCAATGGATGACCGACGCGACGCGGCAATCCGCTCGCCCCCACGACTCGGAAGAAGGCAGTACAGCATGAGCGCCACTGCAACCCGCCCAGCGGGCCCACCCTCGGACGGGGCGCTGTCCCACCGTCAGATCATGACGATCCTGTCCGGGCTCGTCCTGGGCATGTTCCTGGCCGCGCTGGACCAGACCATCGTCTCGACCGCGATCAAGACGATCGGCAACGACCTGCACGACCTGACCGCGCAGGCCTGGGTCACCACCGCATTCCTGATCACCTCCACGATCGCCGCACCGCTGTTCGGCAAGCTGTCGGACATATACGGCCGCAAGCGGCTGTTCATGCTCTCGATCGTGATCTTCGTGCTCGGGTCGGCCCTGTGCGGCCTGTCCCAGTCGATGTACGAACTGGCCGGGTTCCGCGCGTTCCAGGGCATAGGCGCCGGCGGCATCATGCCCCTCGCCCTCGCCGTGATCGGCGACATCATTCCGCCCCGCGAGCGCGCCCGCTACCAGGGCTACATGATGGCCGTCTTCGCCAGCGCCTCCGTCCTCGGGCCGGTGCTGGGCGGTCTGCTCTCCGGGACCAACAGCTTCCTGGGGGCCGCCGGCTGGCGGTGGATCTTCTACATCAACGTCCCCATCGCCATCTTCGCGCTGGTCGTGATCGCCAAGGTGCTGCACCTCGACCACGTCCGCCGCGAGCGGCGCATCGACTGGTGGGGTTCGGTGCTGCTGGCGGTCGGCCTGGTGCCGCTGCTGGTCGTGGCCGAGCAGGGCCAGAGCTGGGGCTGGGGATCGGTCAACTCCTTCGCCTGCTACCTGATCGGCGCGGCCGGGCTCGCCCTGTTCGTCTGGGTCCAGCAGCGGATGGGCGACGACGCGCTGCTGCCGCTGCGGCTGTTCCGCAGCAGCACGTTCTCCGTCGCCTCTGCACAGGTCACGATCATCGGTATGGCGATGTTCGGCGGCATGTCGGTGATCCCGCTCTACCTGCAGATCGTCAAGGGCGCGTCGCCGACCAAGTCCGGCCTGCTGCTGCTTCCGCTGGTCGCCGGGCTGATGCTGGCCTCCCTCGCCACCGGCCAGCTGATCGCCCGCACCGGGCGCTACAAGATCTTCCCGGTGATCGGGTCGATCCTCATGGTCGTCGGCACCAGCCTGATGATCACGATCGGCGCCGACACCTCGCTGTGGGTGACCGACATCTACATGGCGATCTTCGGCGTCGGCCTGGGTATGAACATGCAGAGCCTGGTGCTGGCCATGCAGAACGCCGTGCCCGCCCAGGACATGGGCGTCGCCTCGGCCGCGTCGAGCTTCTTCCGCTCCATCGGCGGCACCCTGGGCACCGCGATCTTCCTGTCCATCCTGTTCTCACTGGCCGGGTCCAAGATCACCCACCAGTACGCCACGGCGGCCAGTAACCCCTCCTTCGTCGCCGCGGCCACGGCCCACCCCGACCAGATCGCCTCGCTGCACCAGCACCTGAGCGGCGGGCTGGACGACACCTCGTTCCTGAACGACCTGGCCAAGCCGCTGAGCCACCCCTTCTTCGTCGGTTTCTCCGACGCCGGCGACGTGGTGTTCGCGGTCGTCGCGGTCATCCTGCTGGCGGCAGTGGTGTTCTCGATGATGCTGAAGGAGGTCCCGCTGCGGATGGTCTCGGGCAACCAGGCCCGCGCCCAGGAGGAATCCGTCGCCGCGGACGTGACCGCGGACATGTCCGCGGACGCGGACTCCGGCGACGTGCTCCCGGCTTCCGAGCGGGTCGCCGACGATGCCAGGACCGGCTCCGCCGGCGACCACTAGCCACCGCGGAACAGCCACTCCCCCCCCACACACACAGGTGCCCCGCTGCCCGGCCCCGGGCAGCGGGGCACCTGCGCGCCCGGGGCGTCCACTACGCTCGCGGCATGAGACTCCACGTCGGATGCGCGATGTGGGCCCACACCGCATGGCAGGGCCGCCTGCTACCGCAGGCCCTGGCCCCTAGGGAACGGCTGCGCGCCTACGCGAGCTGGTGCAACGCGGTCGAGGGCAACACGACCTTCTACGCGACTCCGTCCGCCGCCACCGTCGAATCCTGGGCCGAGCAGACCGCACCGGACTTCCGGCTGCTGCTCAAGCTGCCCAAGCAGATCACCCATGTGCTCCGGCTGTCCGACACCGACGGCCCGCTGCGCGCCTTCCTCGACGTGATGGCGCCGCTCGGCCCGCGCGTGCACGCCCTGTGGGTCCAACTCCCGGCCACCTTCGGCCCCGGCGACCTCGGCGCGCTGGCCGCCTTCCTGCACCGGGTGCCGCGCGGGCTGCGCTGCACCGTCGAGGTCCGCCACCCCGCCTTCTTCACCGACCCGCGCTGGGAAGGCCGGTTGGAGCAGGTGCTGGCCGGTGTCGGCGCCGAGTGG
The Streptacidiphilus albus JL83 genome window above contains:
- a CDS encoding MarR family winged helix-turn-helix transcriptional regulator, yielding MASVADSVVDLLRTVRRSKARLLAAAGDNIDSATQMLLRTMATDGPMRASALAAAVQSDLSTVSRQVAALVTRGLLERRADPVDGRASLLVVTEAGQSVIAEYEHAREAFFEQVLSDWTQAELRQFAHLLERFTSAYDTTHTQWMTDATRQSARPHDSEEGSTA
- a CDS encoding MDR family MFS transporter; the encoded protein is MTILSGLVLGMFLAALDQTIVSTAIKTIGNDLHDLTAQAWVTTAFLITSTIAAPLFGKLSDIYGRKRLFMLSIVIFVLGSALCGLSQSMYELAGFRAFQGIGAGGIMPLALAVIGDIIPPRERARYQGYMMAVFASASVLGPVLGGLLSGTNSFLGAAGWRWIFYINVPIAIFALVVIAKVLHLDHVRRERRIDWWGSVLLAVGLVPLLVVAEQGQSWGWGSVNSFACYLIGAAGLALFVWVQQRMGDDALLPLRLFRSSTFSVASAQVTIIGMAMFGGMSVIPLYLQIVKGASPTKSGLLLLPLVAGLMLASLATGQLIARTGRYKIFPVIGSILMVVGTSLMITIGADTSLWVTDIYMAIFGVGLGMNMQSLVLAMQNAVPAQDMGVASAASSFFRSIGGTLGTAIFLSILFSLAGSKITHQYATAASNPSFVAAATAHPDQIASLHQHLSGGLDDTSFLNDLAKPLSHPFFVGFSDAGDVVFAVVAVILLAAVVFSMMLKEVPLRMVSGNQARAQEESVAADVTADMSADADSGDVLPASERVADDARTGSAGDH
- a CDS encoding DUF72 domain-containing protein gives rise to the protein MRLHVGCAMWAHTAWQGRLLPQALAPRERLRAYASWCNAVEGNTTFYATPSAATVESWAEQTAPDFRLLLKLPKQITHVLRLSDTDGPLRAFLDVMAPLGPRVHALWVQLPATFGPGDLGALAAFLHRVPRGLRCTVEVRHPAFFTDPRWEGRLEQVLAGVGAEWTSFDTTDLFAAPPTSAPEREAWEKKPRLPRRSRALTAGPVVRYIGRDSAQTSAEGWHHWTGTVVDWLREGRSPTVFIHTPDNNEALALARRFHDEVRARVPELDPLPEPIPTGPPTLF